The Cellulomonas sp. P24 genome contains a region encoding:
- a CDS encoding flagellar basal body rod protein FlgC: MTTFGAIGIASTGLTVYRKWLDAISDNLANLDTVKPTSEAAYQAKYVEVSSMTAPDGSGSGTQVTGIALGSATGKLVYEPTNPLADKEGYVRYPDIDMASQMTQLIMAQRGYQANAAVVDRAKDAYTAALQIGRTA; the protein is encoded by the coding sequence GTGACGACGTTCGGGGCGATCGGGATCGCCAGCACCGGGCTGACCGTCTACCGCAAGTGGCTCGACGCGATCAGCGACAACCTCGCCAACCTCGACACCGTCAAGCCGACGTCGGAGGCCGCCTACCAGGCCAAGTACGTCGAGGTCTCCTCGATGACGGCACCCGACGGCTCGGGCAGCGGGACGCAGGTGACGGGCATCGCGCTCGGCAGCGCGACCGGCAAGCTCGTCTACGAGCCGACGAACCCCCTCGCCGACAAGGAGGGGTACGTGCGCTACCCCGACATCGACATGGCGAGCCAGATGACCCAGCTGATCATGGCGCAGCGCGGCTACCAGGCGAACGCCGCCGTGGTCGACCGTGCGAAGGACGCCTACACCGCCGCACTCCAGATCGGACGCACCGCATGA